Within Bacillota bacterium, the genomic segment TCTTCGCGCTAATGTATATATTCCTCAGCGTATTTGGTCTGTCAGAACTCTGGAGAATCTCCAGGGCCAAAGGACTCATAGCTACAATCATCATGTGGTCGGCAGTGCTTGGCATTCAGGTTGCCATAGCAGGGCTGACGGCCGGGTTACGCGGCATTGCTCAGTAAGCAGCGGCGCCGTGGCATATAATAAGACGACGCCGCGCGCAAACAACCCTATGATGAGGAGCTTAATCACCCGCCACCAGGTCAACAAACTTGAAAGCTAGAGTATCCACCAAGCCACGGTTCGTGAGCCTGAGTTCGGGTAATACCGGCAACGAAAGCAGCGCCATGGTCATAAAGGGAGAAACAAGCTGGCACCCAAGCTCCTTCCAGGCCCTTGCCAGGCTTTCAACCTGCCTCGATACTTCCTCCACAGGACGATCAGACTGTAGCCCCGCTATCGGCAATTCAACCAGCGCGAGGACCCGGCCGCGGTCTACTGCCACCATTCCTCCCTCACATTGAGCCAATACATTGCCTGCATATGCCATATCCTCATCATTCATGCCTACTATCAGAAGGTTATGGCTATCATGGGCCACAGTTGACGCCACGGCGCCCCTATCAAAACCGAAGCCCTTGACAAATCCCAATCCCATCGTGCCTGTAGCATGATGCCGCTCAACCACAGCGATCTTCGCCACATCATGCTCCTTTGACGCCGAGATGATGCCGCCATCCTCAACCGGCAGTTCAAGTATGATGTTTTCGGTCCCCACTTTACCTTCCATCACCTTCATGACCCGAGCCCGTACAACTTTGCCATTCCACCCCGAGGTCCCATCACTGAACCGGCCGGCCTTCACTTCAAAATCCTGAGATTGAAGCGAGCGTTTCAAATGTACGGAGTGCCTTACGAAATCAGGATATTCCACAGCTGGCATATCAACCAGCAGACTTCCGTCCTCTGCAATCAAGACCCCATCTGTAATAACCCGGGATACCGCAACATCCGCCAGGTCGCGCAACATGAGGATATCTGCGTATCGACCAGGGGCGATGCTGCCAAGATCGCGATCCATGCCAAAGCATTCAGCTGTGTTGATGGTGACCATCTGTATGGCGCGAATCGGATCGAGCCCTTCTTCAATGGCGCGCTTGACAACATGGTCGAGATGCCCGACGCTGAGAAGCGTATCTGGGTGCACGTCATCGGAAACCAAGATAGCATGCCTTGAATCAATCCGGCTTTCAGTTATTGCCTTTATGGTAGCCTTGACATCGAGCCAGGCCGAACCTTCCCTGAGCTTGGCATACATCCCATAGCGAAGTCTGGCCAGGGCATCTTCTTTCCGCGTCGATTCATGACACGAACTTATCCCGGCAGCGATATATGCCTGAAGTCCCTTGCCGACATCCGGGATTGAATAATGCCCGGTCACGATCTTGCCGGCGTCCAGAGTCGCCTGGATTTCCGCATGAACCTCCGGATTTCCGGAAAGCACACCAGGGAAATTCATCATCTCCCCAAGGCCTGCGATCCCCTGCCAGCCCATGGCTTCTCGTATCTCAGACGCGCCAAATGTCGCCCCAGCGTCCTCGAATCCAGGAGCCGCCGGCACGCATGAAGGCACTGTGGCAAATACCTTAAGCGGGAGATGCCTGCCTTCTTCTAGCATCACCTGAATGCCAGGTAGTCCCAGCACATTTGCGATCTCATGAGGATCCATGAAAATGCCAGTAGTCCCATGAGGTAGCACAGCTCTCGCAAATTGGGTGACTGTCACCATGCTGCTCTCAACGTGAACATGTCCATCCAGAAAGCCGGGGACAAGATAAAAACCTTCGCCCTGAATCACTTCAGTATCTTGCCCCACCAGGTCTGAAGCGTCTCCTACGCGCACAATCCTCCCATATTTCACAGCCACATCCGTATCAGGGAGTATCTCGCCTGTATGGACATTCACAAGGATTCCCTTTCGAATCACAAGATCTGCGGGCTCCCGTCCCATAGCGGCAGCCACAAGTTTCTGTGTCAGCTCCGCAAGTGGTCGACGAAAAAGCTTGTATGGCTTATACATCATGACAATGACATGCGCCTCTCTTTGCCTCCTGGCGGCTAACTTGAAAGATCTAGGGAGCCTGGCGCAGAAAGCCCCATTCCAGTGGCGCAGCAGTTGAGCCGCGACGCGCCAGGCTCTATGTGTGCTAAGCCTTGAGTGCAATACAAGCATTTACTGGCCCAATATTTCTTTCAACTCCACGGGCCGCCCGAGCTTGGAGGAACGGTAAGCGCCCAAGGCGACGGCCATAGCATGCATACCATCCTCTCCTGTGGCGAAAACAGGACCGCCCTCCTCAACAGCCTTTACAAATGATTTGACCATAAGAAGGTCCATGTTATCTCCCCAGTGCCGGAGCGCGACCCCCTTCTGCCTGCCGTCATATGCAATGAATGATTGGGCAAAGGCGTCGACATAGAGCACTCCCTCGGTGCCAACTATCTCCATCGTGACGTCCCCCCAGGTGGGGAAGCTCTGGGGCCTTGACCAGCTGGCGTCTAATGTCGCAAAAACCCCGCCGGAGAATTTCATATTTAGCACGCCACAATCATCCACCGGTATGTCGTAGATCCTTGTGCCAATTTCTGCATAGACCGTTGTCACTTCCTGATCTAAGAACCAGCGCATTAGATCAGTCACATGAACGGTGTGATCCATCACGGCCCCCCCGCCTGCAAGAACAGGATCAACGAACCATCCACCGGGCATCTTGCCGCGATTGGTCCCATTTATCGCCAGCACCTTTCCGATATCCCCATTCCTCACTATTTCTCTAGCGCGCAGGATAGGAGGCGCATTCCGCACGGGGAAAGCCGTGGCAAGCTTCACGTTCGCCCGTGAACAGGCATCTATCATGGCCCTTGCGTCTTCCACGGTAGTTGCGATGGGCTTCTCGCAGAGCACATGGCATCCAGCCTTTGCGGCAGCCAGAGCGATATCTTTATGGTTTACATTTTCTGAACAAATAACCACAGCGTCAGGGTGAGCCCCAAGAAGCGCGTCATAATCCGGGAAATATCTCACGCCGAATGATTCAGCGGCGGCCCGGCCCCTCGCTTCCACGGGGTCGGCAACTCCGACGAACTCTACGTTTTCAAGAGATTTGAGGCAGCTTGCATAACTCGGAGCGTGTACATGGGCAAAACTCATGATCCCTATGCGTACCATCTAGACTCCCCCCTATAGATTGATGA encodes:
- the ade gene encoding adenine deaminase, which translates into the protein MMYKPYKLFRRPLAELTQKLVAAAMGREPADLVIRKGILVNVHTGEILPDTDVAVKYGRIVRVGDASDLVGQDTEVIQGEGFYLVPGFLDGHVHVESSMVTVTQFARAVLPHGTTGIFMDPHEIANVLGLPGIQVMLEEGRHLPLKVFATVPSCVPAAPGFEDAGATFGASEIREAMGWQGIAGLGEMMNFPGVLSGNPEVHAEIQATLDAGKIVTGHYSIPDVGKGLQAYIAAGISSCHESTRKEDALARLRYGMYAKLREGSAWLDVKATIKAITESRIDSRHAILVSDDVHPDTLLSVGHLDHVVKRAIEEGLDPIRAIQMVTINTAECFGMDRDLGSIAPGRYADILMLRDLADVAVSRVITDGVLIAEDGSLLVDMPAVEYPDFVRHSVHLKRSLQSQDFEVKAGRFSDGTSGWNGKVVRARVMKVMEGKVGTENIILELPVEDGGIISASKEHDVAKIAVVERHHATGTMGLGFVKGFGFDRGAVASTVAHDSHNLLIVGMNDEDMAYAGNVLAQCEGGMVAVDRGRVLALVELPIAGLQSDRPVEEVSRQVESLARAWKELGCQLVSPFMTMALLSLPVLPELRLTNRGLVDTLAFKFVDLVAGD
- a CDS encoding Gfo/Idh/MocA family oxidoreductase encodes the protein MVRIGIMSFAHVHAPSYASCLKSLENVEFVGVADPVEARGRAAAESFGVRYFPDYDALLGAHPDAVVICSENVNHKDIALAAAKAGCHVLCEKPIATTVEDARAMIDACSRANVKLATAFPVRNAPPILRAREIVRNGDIGKVLAINGTNRGKMPGGWFVDPVLAGGGAVMDHTVHVTDLMRWFLDQEVTTVYAEIGTRIYDIPVDDCGVLNMKFSGGVFATLDASWSRPQSFPTWGDVTMEIVGTEGVLYVDAFAQSFIAYDGRQKGVALRHWGDNMDLLMVKSFVKAVEEGGPVFATGEDGMHAMAVALGAYRSSKLGRPVELKEILGQ